From Nicotiana tabacum cultivar K326 chromosome 15, ASM71507v2, whole genome shotgun sequence, the proteins below share one genomic window:
- the LOC107809384 gene encoding 7-deoxyloganetin glucosyltransferase-like, which yields MGSIGAELTKPHAVCIPYPAQGHINPMLKLAKILHHKGFHITFVNTEFNHRRLLKSRGPDSLKGLSSFRFETIPDGLPPCEADATQDIPSLCESTTNTCLAPFRDLLAKLNDTNTSNVPPVSCIVSDGVMSFTLAAAQELGVPEVLFWTTSACGFLGYMHYCKVIEKGYAPLKDASDLTNGYLETTLDFIPGMKDVRLRDLPSFLRTTNPDEFMIKFVLQETERARKASAIILNTFETLEAEVLESLRNLLPPVYPIGPLHFLVKHVDDENLKGLRSSLWKEEPECIQWLDTKEPNSVVYVNFGSITVMTPNQLIEFAWGLANSQQTFLWIIRPDIVSGDASILPPEFVEETKNRGMLASWCSQEEVLSHPAIVGFLTHSGWNSTLESISSGVPMICWPFFAEQQTNCWFSVTKWDVGMEIDSDVKRDEVESLVRELMVGGKGKKMKKKAMEWKELAEASAKEHSGSSYVNIEKLVNDILLSSKH from the exons ATGGGTTCCATTGGTGCTGAATTAACAAAGCCACATGCAGTTTGCATACCATATCCCGCCCAAGGCCATATTAACCCCATGTTAAAGCTAGCCAAAATCCTTCATCACAAAGGCTTTCACATCACTTTTGTCAATACTGAATTTAACCACCGACGTCTCCTTAAATCTCGTGGCCCTGATTCTCTCAAGGGTCTTTCTTCTTTCCGTTTTGAGACCATTCCTGATGGACTTCCGCCATGTGAGGCAGATGCCACACAAGATATACCTTCTTTGTGTGAATCTACAACCAATACTTGCTTGGCTCCTTTTAGGGATCTTCTTGCGAAACTCAATGATACTAACACATCTAACGTGCCACCCGTTTCGTGCATCGTCTCGGATGGTGTCATGAGCTTCACCTTAGCCGCTGCACAAGAATTGGGAGTCCCTGAAGTTCTGTTTTGGACCACTAGTGCTTGTGGTTTCTTAGGTTACATGCATTACTGCAAGGTTATTGAAAAAGGATATGCTCCACTTAAAG ATGCGAGTGACTTGACAAATGGATACCTAGAGACAACATTGGATTTTATACCAGGCATGAAAGACGTACGTTTAAGGGATCTTCCAAGTTTCTTGAGAACTACAAATCCAGATGAATTCATGATCAAATTTGTCCTCCAAGAAACAGAGAGAGCAAGAAAGGCTTCTGCAATTATCCTCAACACATTTGAAACACTAGAGGCTGAAGTTCTTGAATCGCTCCGAAATCTTCTTCCTCCAGTCTACCCCATAGGGCCCTTGCATTTTCTAGTGAAACATGTTGATGATGAGAATTTGAAGGGACTTAGATCCAGCCTTTGGAAAGAGGAACCAGAGTGTATACAATGGCTTGATACCAAAGAACCAAATTCTGTTGTTTATGTTAACTTTGGAAGCATTACTGTTATGACTCCTAATCAGCTTATTGAGTTTGCTTGGGGACTTGCAAACAGCCAGCAAACATTCTTATGGATCATAAGACCTGATATTGTTTCAGGTGATGCATCGATTCTTCCACCCGAATTCGTGGAAGAAACGAAGAACAGAGGTATGCTTGCTAGTTGGTGTTCACAAGAAGAAGTACTTAGTCACCCTGCAATAGTAGGATTCTTGACTCACAGTGGATGGAATTCGACACTCGAAAGTATAAGCAGTGGGGTGCCTATGATTTGCTGGCCATTTTTCGCTGAACAGCAAACAAATTGTTGGTTTTCCGTCACTAAATGGGATGTTGGAATGGAGATTGACAGTGATGTGAAGAGAGATGAAGTGGAAAGCCTTGTAAGGGAATTGATGGTTGGGGGAAAAGgcaaaaagatgaagaaaaaggcAATGGAATGGAAGGAATTGGCTGAAGCATCTGCTAAAGAACATTCAGGGTCATCTTATGTGAACATTGAAAAGTTGGTCAATGATATTCTTCTTTCATCCAAACATTAA